Proteins encoded by one window of Streptomyces uncialis:
- a CDS encoding serine hydrolase domain-containing protein translates to MATRSWARTGAVGIAAAAVAASAFTAPAAAHGDGRGHEGTQRALDGIVRAGIPGVTGQVSDKHGVWKGASGVGNLRTGAPRGKDDRFRIASITKTFVATVLLQQENEGLLRLDDKVERWLPGLVRGNGHDGRDITVRQLLNHTSGVFDYLGDPDYQRDYMFAPNYMKNRLKDRTPRAAVAVAMKHAPTFRPGTGYSYSNTNYVLAALVMEKAGGRSYEREVRTRIIKPLGLRGTVMPGTTSRLPDPSSRSYSKLSPEPTATKVYDVTLQNGSQSWADGDMISSAADLNRFLKALLGGEVLPAKQLKAMKTLVPDPDDPSTGYGLGLAKFNTTCGVELWGHSGGWLGSLSLAVTTEDGGHALSYNLNGDWTGEGMAEVVEAEFCGQRPPARGTGKQSYADPRGAALR, encoded by the coding sequence ATGGCAACGAGGAGTTGGGCGCGTACGGGCGCGGTGGGGATCGCCGCGGCGGCGGTCGCGGCGAGCGCGTTCACCGCCCCGGCGGCGGCGCACGGCGACGGCCGGGGGCACGAGGGGACCCAGCGGGCCCTGGACGGGATCGTGCGTGCGGGCATCCCCGGGGTGACCGGTCAGGTCAGCGACAAGCACGGGGTGTGGAAGGGCGCGTCGGGCGTCGGGAACCTGCGGACGGGCGCGCCGCGTGGCAAGGACGACCGGTTCCGGATCGCGAGCATCACCAAGACGTTCGTCGCCACCGTGCTGCTCCAGCAGGAGAACGAGGGCCTGCTGCGACTCGACGACAAGGTGGAGCGGTGGCTGCCGGGTCTGGTGCGGGGCAACGGCCACGACGGGCGGGACATCACCGTGCGCCAGCTGCTGAACCACACGAGCGGGGTGTTCGACTACCTGGGCGACCCGGACTACCAGCGGGACTACATGTTCGCGCCGAACTACATGAAGAACCGGCTGAAGGACCGGACCCCGCGGGCGGCCGTGGCGGTCGCGATGAAGCACGCGCCGACGTTCCGGCCGGGCACCGGCTACAGCTACTCCAACACCAACTACGTGCTGGCCGCGCTGGTGATGGAGAAGGCGGGCGGCCGTTCCTACGAGCGGGAGGTGCGGACGCGGATCATCAAGCCGCTGGGGCTGCGCGGGACGGTCATGCCGGGCACCACCTCCCGTCTGCCGGACCCGAGCAGCCGCTCGTACTCGAAGCTGTCACCGGAGCCGACCGCGACCAAGGTCTACGACGTCACCCTCCAGAACGGCTCGCAGTCCTGGGCCGACGGGGACATGATCTCCAGCGCGGCGGATCTGAATCGCTTCCTCAAGGCGCTGCTGGGCGGCGAGGTGCTGCCCGCGAAGCAGCTCAAGGCGATGAAGACGCTGGTCCCCGATCCGGACGACCCGTCCACGGGGTACGGTCTCGGGCTCGCGAAGTTCAACACGACCTGCGGGGTGGAGCTGTGGGGCCACAGCGGCGGCTGGCTCGGCTCGCTGTCACTGGCGGTGACCACGGAGGACGGCGGGCACGCGCTGTCGTACAACCTCAACGGCGACTGGACGGGCGAGGGCATGGCCGAGGTCGTGGAGGCGGAGTTCTGCGGACAGCGGCCCCCCGCCCGGGGCACCGGGAAGCAGTCGTACGCCGATCCCCGGGGCGCGGCGCTCCGCTGA
- a CDS encoding aminotransferase class I/II-fold pyridoxal phosphate-dependent enzyme has protein sequence MRRTHEEDGDPARAPSGTPAPDPGHAASGSPAADPAPAPASGTPAGDPVRAPSGTPAAAPAPGTPAPVPGTPAADPWTQRLGHGPLRYGPALPGSGLSVPPGIVRAALAAAGTEEAAPVGGGPDLLRAAAGYWERRGARARPDRIAAAPGGAPLLLAVAAALGGDVLTPRPCPAWWLPQARLLGRTTYTVPTPAECGGVPDPYALLETVRRVRAEGGDPRLLVIAVADDPTGTVAPPELVHEAVEAAAGAGLHIVSDETWRDTTHPASHGREPEPARPAGMAPDRVTVLVDLAGALLPGDWPAAVARFPATAGGGALHDAVLDVLAGTGARIAAPVAAAARHVLTEPAEATARTTASARVHGRIAAAVHDTLRRAGVLALPPTAGRHLYADLGPLRAALAARGVTDAQELEDHLGTLLGMPAPGGHRFGDALTSLRVRLDTAAFLGTDPRLRAQALTVPDPLEMPQVKRALTRCATALDGLRADARRREPTS, from the coding sequence ATGCGGCGCACGCACGAGGAGGACGGTGACCCCGCCCGCGCGCCCTCCGGCACTCCGGCGCCGGACCCGGGACATGCCGCCTCGGGCTCTCCTGCGGCGGACCCCGCCCCTGCGCCCGCCTCCGGCACCCCCGCCGGGGACCCTGTTCGTGCGCCCTCCGGGACCCCCGCCGCAGCCCCGGCTCCCGGGACCCCCGCCCCCGTTCCCGGGACCCCCGCCGCGGACCCCTGGACGCAGCGGCTCGGGCACGGCCCCCTGCGGTACGGTCCCGCGCTGCCCGGCAGCGGACTGTCCGTGCCGCCCGGGATCGTCCGGGCGGCCCTCGCCGCCGCCGGGACCGAGGAGGCGGCGCCCGTCGGGGGCGGCCCGGACCTCCTCCGCGCCGCCGCCGGGTACTGGGAGCGGCGGGGAGCGCGTGCCCGGCCGGACCGGATCGCCGCCGCGCCCGGCGGCGCGCCCCTGCTGCTCGCCGTGGCCGCCGCGCTGGGCGGGGACGTGCTCACGCCCCGCCCGTGTCCCGCCTGGTGGCTGCCGCAGGCCCGGCTGCTGGGCCGCACCACGTACACCGTGCCCACCCCCGCCGAGTGCGGCGGCGTCCCCGACCCGTACGCGCTGCTGGAGACGGTCCGCCGGGTCCGTGCCGAAGGCGGCGACCCGCGGCTGCTGGTGATCGCCGTCGCCGACGACCCCACCGGGACCGTCGCCCCGCCGGAGCTCGTCCACGAGGCCGTCGAGGCGGCGGCGGGGGCCGGGCTGCACATCGTGAGCGACGAGACCTGGCGGGACACCACGCACCCGGCGTCCCACGGCCGGGAACCGGAGCCCGCCCGGCCCGCCGGGATGGCGCCCGACCGGGTGACCGTCCTCGTCGACCTCGCGGGGGCGCTGCTGCCCGGGGACTGGCCGGCCGCCGTGGCCCGGTTCCCCGCGACCGCCGGGGGCGGCGCGCTCCACGACGCCGTCCTGGACGTCCTCGCGGGCACCGGTGCCCGGATCGCCGCGCCGGTCGCCGCGGCTGCCCGGCATGTCCTCACCGAACCTGCCGAGGCAACCGCCCGGACGACCGCCTCGGCCCGGGTCCATGGCCGGATCGCCGCAGCCGTCCACGACACGCTCCGGCGGGCGGGCGTCCTCGCGCTGCCGCCCACCGCCGGACGGCACCTGTACGCGGACCTGGGACCGCTGCGCGCCGCGCTCGCCGCCCGTGGCGTCACCGACGCCCAGGAACTGGAGGACCACCTCGGCACGCTGCTCGGGATGCCCGCACCGGGCGGCCACCGCTTCGGCGACGCGCTGACCTCGCTGCGGGTACGGCTGGACACCGCCGCGTTCCTCGGGACCGACCCACGGCTGCGGGCGCAGGCCCTCACCGTCCCGGACCCGCTCGAAATGCCACAGGTGAAACGCGCCTTGACGAGGTGCGCAACGGCACTCGACGGTCTGCGTGCCGACGCCCGGCGAAGGGAGCCCACGTCATGA
- a CDS encoding MBL fold metallo-hydrolase encodes MPVEITWWGHATCTVEDSGARVLTDPLFARRLAHLRRRRGALPPERARAADLVLVSHLHADHLHVPSLAALPAGTRVVVPRGALRAVPALRRLGGLRLTEIGPGEEAAHGDLTVRAVSAAHDGRRLPMGPRRSPALGYVVNGEARTYFAGDTGLFDGMAEEVGTVDVALLPVGGWGPFLGHGHLDAGRAAEALARLAPRSAVPVHFGTYWPIGMDGVRPHEFHSPGDEFVRLAAVRAPRVAVHLLTHGESVRPEVAR; translated from the coding sequence GTGCCGGTGGAGATCACCTGGTGGGGTCACGCCACCTGCACGGTCGAGGACTCGGGGGCCCGGGTGCTGACCGACCCGCTGTTCGCCCGGCGGCTGGCGCATCTGCGCAGGCGACGGGGCGCGCTGCCGCCGGAGCGCGCGCGGGCGGCCGATCTGGTGCTGGTCTCGCATCTGCACGCCGACCATCTGCACGTACCGTCGCTGGCCGCCCTCCCGGCGGGGACCCGGGTGGTGGTGCCGCGCGGCGCGCTGCGGGCCGTCCCGGCGCTGCGCAGGCTCGGCGGGCTGCGGCTCACGGAGATCGGTCCGGGCGAGGAGGCGGCGCACGGGGACCTGACGGTCCGGGCGGTGTCCGCCGCGCACGACGGGCGGCGGCTGCCGATGGGCCCGAGACGTTCGCCCGCGCTGGGCTATGTGGTGAACGGGGAGGCGCGGACGTACTTCGCGGGGGACACCGGGCTGTTCGACGGGATGGCCGAGGAGGTGGGCACCGTGGACGTGGCGCTGCTGCCGGTCGGGGGCTGGGGCCCGTTCCTCGGACACGGTCATCTGGACGCGGGACGCGCCGCCGAGGCACTGGCGCGGCTGGCCCCGCGCAGCGCGGTCCCCGTGCACTTCGGCACGTACTGGCCGATCGGGATGGACGGGGTGCGCCCGCACGAGTTCCACTCCCCCGGTGACGAGTTCGTGCGGCTGGCCGCCGTACGCGCCCCGCGGGTCGCGGTGCATCTGCTGACGCACGGCGAGAGCGTCCGGCCGGAGGTCGCGCGGTGA
- a CDS encoding protein-L-isoaspartate O-methyltransferase family protein has product MTAAEPTAPVSAGTLRQRCAAEIDRLDPRGAFHERAWLRRVFLAVPREHFVPERVWWPYPRPEDGRCPALDRAKAPGVWLNAVYTAAAGLVTRVAPGTDRPGDGVREEDFDSGMSAPLTVAGMIHHLDPQVDDRVLEIGTGSGYDAALLAGRVGADRLVTMEIDAQLAVRAGGRLHELGIRPKVVTGDGAHGYAPRAPYDRILSTVAVGRVPQSWVDQLAPGGVIVAPLVTPFGRSACLRLVGDGHGHAEGGPVPGIACRPEPCGPATGFGSYRITVGDGGQHIRFTPAAPD; this is encoded by the coding sequence GTGACCGCCGCGGAGCCCACCGCACCGGTGAGCGCCGGGACGCTGCGGCAGCGCTGTGCCGCCGAGATCGACCGGCTCGACCCGCGGGGCGCGTTCCACGAGCGGGCCTGGCTGCGCCGGGTGTTCCTCGCCGTGCCCCGTGAGCACTTCGTCCCGGAGCGGGTCTGGTGGCCCTATCCGCGTCCGGAGGACGGACGGTGCCCGGCGCTGGACCGGGCCAAGGCCCCCGGGGTGTGGCTGAACGCCGTGTACACCGCCGCCGCGGGGCTGGTGACCCGGGTCGCCCCGGGCACCGACCGGCCCGGCGACGGGGTGCGCGAGGAGGACTTCGACTCCGGGATGTCCGCGCCGCTCACCGTCGCCGGGATGATCCACCACCTCGACCCGCAGGTCGACGACCGGGTCCTGGAGATCGGCACCGGCTCCGGCTACGACGCCGCGCTCCTCGCCGGACGGGTCGGCGCCGACCGGCTCGTCACCATGGAGATCGACGCGCAGCTCGCCGTCCGCGCGGGCGGCCGTCTCCATGAACTGGGCATCCGCCCCAAGGTCGTCACCGGTGACGGCGCCCACGGGTACGCGCCCCGCGCCCCGTACGACCGCATCCTCTCGACCGTGGCCGTCGGACGGGTGCCGCAGAGCTGGGTCGACCAGCTGGCACCGGGCGGGGTGATCGTCGCCCCGCTCGTCACCCCGTTCGGCCGGTCCGCCTGTCTGCGGCTCGTCGGCGACGGACACGGCCACGCGGAGGGCGGACCCGTCCCCGGTATCGCCTGCCGTCCCGAACCCTGCGGCCCCGCCACGGGGTTCGGCAGCTACCGGATCACCGTCGGCGACGGCGGGCAGCACATCCGGTTCACCCCCGCCGCCCCGGACTGA
- a CDS encoding DedA family protein has protein sequence MNPLAVSVLPPEATQLALGYPSLFLLVMIGALVPVVPTGALVSSAAVVAFHSSAPLALLLVFAVAALAAFLGDVALYWLGSRGTRSRNGSRWLESIRSHAPEDRLAQAQDKLQRHGVTVLVLSRLVPAGRVPVMLACLMADWPLRRFARGDVPACLAWAVTYQLIGILGGSLFTEPWEGVATAVGLTLFLSVVPAMWRRVRRPSTSG, from the coding sequence GTGAACCCGCTCGCCGTTTCGGTGCTGCCGCCCGAGGCGACCCAGCTGGCCCTCGGCTATCCGTCGTTGTTCCTGCTGGTGATGATCGGCGCGCTGGTGCCGGTGGTGCCGACCGGCGCGCTGGTGAGTTCGGCGGCGGTGGTCGCGTTCCACTCGTCGGCGCCGCTCGCCCTGCTGCTGGTGTTCGCGGTGGCGGCGCTGGCCGCGTTCCTCGGTGATGTCGCCCTGTACTGGCTGGGCAGCCGGGGCACCCGCTCACGCAACGGGTCCCGCTGGCTGGAGTCGATACGCTCGCACGCGCCGGAGGACCGGCTCGCGCAGGCCCAGGACAAGCTCCAGCGGCACGGGGTGACCGTCCTGGTGCTGTCCCGGCTCGTTCCGGCGGGCCGGGTCCCGGTCATGCTGGCGTGTCTGATGGCCGACTGGCCGCTGCGGCGTTTCGCACGGGGCGACGTACCGGCGTGTCTGGCGTGGGCGGTGACGTACCAGCTCATCGGGATCCTGGGCGGTTCGCTGTTCACGGAGCCGTGGGAGGGCGTCGCCACGGCGGTCGGGCTGACGCTGTTCCTGAGCGTGGTGCCCGCGATGTGGCGCCGGGTACGGCGTCCGAGCACCTCGGGCTGA
- a CDS encoding MBL fold metallo-hydrolase: protein MPVATPVPVAPPLPTDTPPAPAPAPPLPSGPGTPTGPAPRRIWPRSFADRLTAPLPGLRGLARFAREGAVRPRPEGLRDIPLLPFAPGPLPRADAGTVAVTWAGHASWVVRIGGLTVLTDPVWSRRILGTPARVTPVGVAWDALPPVDAVVISHNHYDHLDAATLRRLPRHTPVLVPAGLGRWFRARRFTRVSELDWWEATAIGGVRFDFVPAHHWSKRTLFDTCRSLWGGWVLTDADGRRLYFAGDTGYGHWFSRIGRRYPGIDLALLPIGAYDPRWWLRDVHCDPEEAVRAAQDLGARRMAPMHWATFVLSAEPVLEPLTRVRAAWRRAGLPRENLWDLPIGASRVLAG from the coding sequence CTGCCCGTAGCCACGCCCGTACCCGTAGCGCCGCCCCTGCCCACCGACACGCCGCCGGCCCCGGCCCCCGCCCCGCCGCTGCCCAGCGGGCCCGGCACTCCCACCGGGCCCGCCCCGCGTCGGATCTGGCCCCGGTCCTTCGCCGACCGGCTCACCGCCCCGCTCCCCGGGCTGCGGGGACTGGCCCGGTTCGCCCGGGAGGGGGCGGTGCGGCCCCGGCCCGAAGGGCTGCGGGACATCCCGCTGCTGCCGTTCGCCCCCGGACCGCTGCCCCGCGCCGACGCCGGGACCGTCGCCGTCACCTGGGCGGGGCACGCGAGCTGGGTCGTGCGGATCGGCGGCCTCACCGTCCTCACCGACCCGGTGTGGTCCCGGCGCATCCTCGGCACGCCCGCGCGGGTGACCCCCGTCGGGGTGGCGTGGGACGCGCTGCCGCCCGTCGACGCCGTCGTCATCAGCCACAACCACTACGACCACCTGGACGCCGCCACCCTGCGCAGACTGCCCCGGCACACCCCCGTCCTCGTACCGGCCGGACTCGGACGCTGGTTCCGGGCCCGGCGCTTCACCCGGGTCAGCGAACTCGACTGGTGGGAGGCCACCGCGATCGGCGGTGTCCGCTTCGACTTCGTCCCCGCCCACCACTGGTCCAAGCGGACGCTGTTCGACACCTGCCGCAGTCTCTGGGGCGGCTGGGTGCTCACCGACGCCGACGGCCGACGGCTGTACTTCGCCGGGGACACCGGGTACGGCCACTGGTTCTCGCGGATCGGCCGCCGCTACCCCGGGATCGATCTGGCGCTGCTGCCGATCGGGGCCTACGACCCGCGCTGGTGGCTGCGGGACGTCCACTGCGATCCGGAGGAGGCGGTCCGGGCCGCCCAGGACCTCGGGGCCCGCCGGATGGCACCCATGCACTGGGCCACCTTCGTGCTCTCGGCGGAACCCGTACTCGAACCCCTCACCCGGGTCCGGGCCGCCTGGCGCCGGGCGGGACTGCCCCGCGAGAACCTCTGGGACCTGCCCATCGGCGCGTCCCGTGTGCTCGCCGGATAG